Within Conexibacter woesei DSM 14684, the genomic segment CGCGCCGCCGGCCGCTCGTTCGACGCGGAGGCGGACGTGATCGTCGTCGGCGGCGGTGGCGCGGCGTTCGCCGCGGCGATCGGCGCCGCGCAGTCGGGCACGAGAGTGCTCGTGCTGGAGAAGGCGCCGGCGATCGGCGGCACGACCGCCCGCTCGGGCGGCGCCTACTGGATCCCCGACAACCACCTGATGCGCGCGAAGGGGGTCAAGGACCCCAAGGACGACGCCGTCAAGCTGATGGCGCGGCTCGCGTTCCCGAGCGTCTACGACCCGGAGGCGCCGTACGCCGGGCTCGACAGATTCAGCCACGGCGCGCTCAGCGCCTACTTCGACCTCGCGCCGCAGGTCGTCGAGCGGATCGAGAGAGCGGGCGTGCTGAGATCACAGATCGCCGCGCTGCGGCCCGGACAGATCGCGACCGGCGGCGTCGACTGGACCCACCCCGAGTACCACGCCGAGCTGCCGGAGAACAAGGCGCCGTACGGCCGCACGCTGCACCCGGTCGACGCCGAGGGCGGTGGCGGCGGCAGCCTCATGAGCGGCCTCGCGACCTTCGCGCGCAAGCAGGGCGTCAGAGTCCTCACCGGCCAGCACGTCGTCCAGATCGCGACCAACGAGAAGGGCGAGGTCGTCGGCGTGCAGGCGCAGACGCCGCAGGGCGAGCGCCTCTACCGCGCGCGCAAGGCCGTCGTCTTCGGCAGCGGCGGCTTCACGCAGGACCGCAGCAAGGTGATGAACTACCTGCGGGGACCGATCTTCGGCGGTTGCGCCGTGCCGACGAACACCGGCGACTTCATCGACATGGCGAGCCAGCTCGGCGCGCGGCTGGGGAACATGCGCAACGCGTTCCTCGTCCAGCACGTGCTGGAGCAGGCGCTGGCGAACTCCAGCGTCGTCGACGACCTGTGGATCCCGCCGGGCGACAGCATGATCATGGTCAACCGCTTCGGCGACCGCGTCGCGAGCGAGAAGACGCCGTACCACGAGCACACGCAGAGCCACTTCGTGTGGGACACGACACGCTCGGAGTACCCCAACCTCGTCCAGTTCATGGTCTACGACAGCGGCGTCGCGAACGACCCGTACCAGGCATACGGGATGCCGTACCCGAGACCGGGGACGAGAGCCCCGTACGTGATCGAGGGCGCGACGATCCCCGAGCTGGCGCGCAACGTCGAGCGCCGGCTCGACAAGCTGCGCGGCAGAGTCTCGATCAACGGCGCGATCGGCCCCGACGTGCGGCTCTCCGACGGCTTCGCCGACAACGTCCAGCGCACAATCGACCGCTTCAACGGCTTCGCGCGGGAGGGGCACGACGCCGACTTCGGCCGCGGCTCGACGCCGATCCAGGTGTCGTGGGGCGGCCCGCGCCGCAGAGGCAACGACAAGAACCCGTCGATGTACCCGATCAGCGGCTCGGGGCCGTACTACTGCATCCTGATCGGCGGCGGCACGCTCGACACCAACGGCGGCCCCGTCGTCGACGCGTCCGGCCGCGTCCTGCACGTCAGCGGGCGGCCGATCCCCGGCCTCTACGGCGCCGGCAACTGCGTCGCGTCGCTCGCGGGCCAGGCGTACTGGTCGGCCGGCGGGACGCTCGGTCCGGCGATCACGAACGGCTTCACGGCCGGCGAGAACGCGATCGGCGAGCCGGTCAAGGAGGTCTGAGCCCGCCGTGGAGCAGACGCTCGATCGAGCCGGGCTCGTCTACTACGTCGACGACGAGCCGCCGGGGCAGGCGCAGGCCGGCTGCGCCGGCTCGACGATCGTGCTGCGCGGCGTCGAGACGAACGCGGGGCGGTTGAGCGCGCTGGCGCGGGCGACCGCACCGGCGCACCGCCTCGTCGTGCCGGAGCCGCTGCGCTTCCTCTACCTCGGTCGCGCGCACGTCGGTCAGCGCTGGTTCGTGTCCGGCATCGACGGTGACGTCGAGCCGGCGACGTTCGGCGACGCGCTCTACGCGGTCGAGCAGCTGACGGCCGGCGCGCACGACCGCTGGCCGGCGCCGCAGCTGCTCGTCGGCCACGGCCAGGGCGGCGTGCTCGCGCTCGCGCTGGCGCTGCTCGTGCCGGAGCTGCTCGCCGGCGTCGTCGCGCTCGACGCCGCGCTGCCGGACGTGCCCGGGTGGGAGCGGCCGCCGGTCGCGCTCGACGGCCTGCCCGTGCTGCTGCTGCCCGGCGAGCACGCCCGGTCTGAGGCGGAGCGCACGCGTGCGCAGCTGACGGCGGCCGGCGCGCGGCTGACGACCGTCGCCGACGCGGCGGCATGCGCCGAGGCGGCCGCGCTCGGCCCGGCGCTCGACGACGTGCTGGCCGACTGGTGGCGGGGGCGCTAGCGCCGCCGGCTCTCCTCCAGCTCACGTGCGAGCGTCTCGGCGTCGTAGGGGCCGACGTGGCGCTGCCCGCCGACGAAGAAGGTCGGCGTGCCGCGCGCGCCGCTCGCCTCCGCGCTCGCGACGTCCTTGCGCACCCGCGCGAGGTGGCGGCCGTCCTGGAGCGCGCGCGCCAGCTCCTCGACGTCGATGCCGATCTTGCCGGCGTAGCCGAGCAGGTCCTCGAACTCCAGCTCGTCCTGGTGGTCGAACAGCTTGTCGTGGAGCTCCCAGAATCTGCCCTGGACGGCCGCCTCCTCCATCGCCTGTGCGGCCAGCTCGGCGTGCGGGTGGACGTCGATCAGCGGCAGGTGGCGCAGCACGTAGCGGAGGTCGTCGCCGAAGCGTCTGCGCAGCTCCCTCACCATCCCGGTCGCGCGGCCGCAGAAGGGGCACTCGAAGTCGGCGTACTCGACCAGCGTCAGCGGCGCGTCGAGCGGGCCGCGGACGTGGTCGCGCGCGGCGTCGACCGGCGGGGACAGCTCTCGCGGCAGACCGGCGCTGACCTCGCCGCGCAGCAGCGCCGCGAGCTTGAACGCCAGCCAGCCGGCGCCGACCGCCAGCACCGCGGCGAGCAGCACGCCGATGCGCGCCTCCTCCTGCTGCTGGGCGTCGGAGAACGCGAGCCCGACGATCAGCAGCGAGACGGTGAAGCCGATCCCCGACAGCGCCGCGCCGCCGACGACCTGGCCCTCGCCGACGCCCTGCGGCAGCGTCCCGAGCCGCATGCGGACCGCGCCGAGGGCGCCGGTCGCGATCCCGAGCGTCTTGCCGAGCACGAGGCCGGCGACGACGCCCCACGTGATCGGGGAGGAGAGCGCGTCGCCGAGCGCGCCGGCGCGCATGTCGACGCCGGCGTTGGCGAGCGCGAACAGCGGCACGATCGCGTAGCTCGTCCACGGGTGCAGCAGCGTCTGCAGCCGCTCGTTGGGGGAGACGGAGCGCTCGATGCTGAGCTTCGTGTCGCGCGCGAGCTGCGGCAGCGGCGACTGGCGGAAGGCGCGCGCCTGCGAGGCGGCCTGCTCGACCTGCTCTCTGCGCGGCGTGTAGGCGGTGATCAGCAGACCCGCGGCCATGCCCGCGAGCGTCGGGTGCAGGCCGGAGACGACGGTCGCGATCCACAGCCCGGCGCCGAGCGCGCAGTAGGCCGACCCGCGCCAGATGCGGGTCGAGCCGAGCAGGCCGATGCCGGCGAGGCAGGCGAGCGCGACGAGCAGCGCGACGACGTCGAGCGATTCCGAGTAGACGATCCCGATCACCGAGATCGCGGCGATGTCGTCGACGATCGACAGCGTCAGCAGGAAGACGCGCAGCTGGGTCGGGCAGGCGGGACCGACGATCGCGAGCGCGCCGAGCATGAAGGCGGTGTCGGTCGCGATCACGATCCCCCAGCCGTGCGCCGACCCGCTGACGGCGCCGGAGAAGTGGATCAGCGCGAGGTAGATCAGCGCCGGCAGCACCATCCCGCCGATCCCGGCGATCACCGGCACCGTCACGCGCGTGCGGTCCTTCAGCTCGCCGATCGACCACTCGCGCCGCACTTCCATGCCGATCACGAAGAAGAACAGCGCCATCAGCCCCTCGTCGAGCCAGTGGCGCAGGTCCATGTCGATCGTCCAGTCGCCGAGCGAGATCGACAGCCGCGTGTGCCACAGCGACTCGTAGGAGTCCGACAGCGGCGAGTTGGCCCACACGAGCGCGACGACCGTCGCGGCCAGCAGCAGCCCCGCGCTGCCGGCCTCGGTCGAGATGAAGTGCCGCAGCGGCGCGCCGAGCTGTGCGAGCAGCTGCCGCCGCTTCGGCGTCGTCTGGTCGCCCGGGGCGGTCGCCGTCACGCGGCAGTCCTACCCGCTGGAGAGCTGGGCGCGCATGCTCGGCGCGACCTGCGCCAGCAGCTCGGGGTGCCGGCGCACGTACGCCGCCGCGAACGGGCACAGCGGGATGACCGTCTTGCCGAGCGCGGCGATCTGCGCGAACGTGCCGCGCACCAGCTCGCCGCCGAGCCCTTCGCCCTCGTGCCCTTCCAGCACCTCGGTGTGGGCGAGGATCACGCTGTCGCCGGCCGGCAGGTACTCGGTCCAGCCGAGCAGGTCAGCGCCGGCGCGCAGCTCGTAGCGCCGCGCGCCGGGGTCGTCGGTGAGCGTGTGCGCCGCTGTCATCGCGCTCAGTCTGACGGAGCGACTGCCTCCGCGCGCAGCGCGGCGCCCTCGCGCGCCGCCCACTGCGCGACCGTGGTCGCCGGCCGCCCGAGCGCCTGCTGGACGCCGTCGGAGAGGCGCGTGTCGCGGCCGTCGCGGATCGCGGCGAACAGCTGCGCGAGGAAGGCCGCGCGCTCGGCGTCGAGCGCGCCGGTCAGGATGCGCTCGTAGTCGGCCGGGTCGGCGGCGACGTAGCGCAGCTCGCGACCGGCCTCTGCGGCCAGCAGCGCGACCAGCTCGCCGAACGTCAGCGCCTCCGGCCCGGACAGCTCGTAGGTGCGGCCGGCGTGGCGCGGGTCGGTCAGCGCGGCGGCGGCGACGGCGGCGACGTCGTCGAGGTCGACGAACGGCTCGCGTCCGTCGCCCGCGGGCGCGACGACCGCTCCGTCCTCACCGGGCGCGAAGTACGCCTCGGTGAAGTTCTGGTCGAACCACGTCGGGCGCAGGATCGTCCAGTCGAGGCCGGATCCGCGGACGACGTCCTCGGCCGCGAAGACCGGGTTGCCGGGCACGAACTCGGCGCCGCGCGCCGACAGCATCACGGCGCGGCGTACGCCGGCGGCCTCCGCGCGCTTCAGCAGCGCGGCGAACGGCGCCGCGTACTCGAACCCCTGCTGCGGGACGACGAGGTAGACGCCCTCGGTCCCCGCCAGCGCGGCGTCCCAGGTCGTCTCGTCGTGCCAGTCGAAGTGGACGGCGCCGCCGCGGCTCGCGGCGCGGGCCGTGTGGCCGGCGGCGGTCAGGTGCTCCACGATGCGGCGGCCGGTCTTGCCGCTGCCGCCGATGATCAGGTAGTCGCTCATGGGATCGATCATCCACTCGCAGGGCGAGACGATCCATGCTCGAAACGAGCGGATCTTTGATCGATCGTCTACCGTTATCTGCGATGGACGTGCTTGCCGACCTGCTCGCCCGCGCCCATGCGCGCGGCGCGGTCTTCTCCAACCGCCGCTTCGCCGCGCCGTGGGGCGTCGAGTTCCAGGACGTCTTCCCGCTCACCTTCCACGCGGTGCTTGGCGGCGCGATGTGGGTCGAGCTGGAGGGGGAGGAGCCGCTGCAGCTGTTCGGCGGCGACCTGCTGCTGGTCCGCACCGGCGCGCCGTACCGCTTCGTGCACGCGCCGGGCGCGCCGGCTGTCTCGATGCGGCGCCTGCTCGATGGCGAACCGGAGCAGCAGCCGCAACCGCAGCCGCCGCAGCACGACGGTCCCGCGACGCAGCTGCTGTGCGGCGCGTACACGCTGGAGGGCTCCGTCTGCGACAGCCTGCTCGCCTCGCTCCCGTCGCTCGCGCCGATCCGCGGCGGCTCGGTCGGCGGCCCGCTGCGGACCGCGCTCGGTCTGCTCGGCGACGAGGTCGCGACCGAGGAGCCGGGCCAGCAGACGGTGCTCGACCGCCTGCTCGACCTGCTGCTCGTCTACAGCCTGCGCGCCTGGTTCACGCGGCCGGAGGCCGACGTGCCGGGCTGGTACGCCGCGCTGGAGGACCCGGCGGCCGGCCCCGCGCTGCGAGCGATCCACTCCGATCCGGCGCATCAATGGACCGTCGCGGAGCTGGCCGCGCTGGCCGGCCTCTCGCGTGCGGCGTTCGCGCGGCGCTTCTCCGAGCGGGTTGGCGAGGCGCCGCTCGCCTACCTCACGCGCTGGCGGATGTCGCTCGCGGCCGGCGCGCTGCTGCGACCCGGCGCGACGCTCGCGGCGGTCGCGCAGGAGGTCGGCTACGGCAGCGAGTTCGCGCTCTCCAACGCGTTCCGCCGCACGTACGGCGAGGCGCCCGGCCGCTGGCGGCGGGCGCAGCTGGCGGAGGCCGCCGCGGCCGCCTCAGCGGCGGCTCACCAGGGCGACGGCGCGTAGTCCTTCAGGAAGCAGCCGAACAGGTCCTCGCCCAGCTCGCCGCGGACGATCGGGTCATAGACGCGCGCGGCGCCGTCGACGAGGTCGAGCGGCGCGTGGAAGCCGGCGTCGGCGAGCCGCATCTTCTGCGGGTGCGGCCGCTCGTCGGTGATCCAGCCGGTGTCGACGGCGGTCATCAGGATCCCGTCCTGCTCCAGCATCTCCTGCGCGCTCGTGCGCGTGAGCATGTTGAGCGCCGCCTTCGCCATGTTCGTGTGGGGATGGCCGGGGCCCTTGTAGCCGCGGCCGAACTGCCCCTCCATCGCCGAGACGTTGACGACGTACTTGCGCCGTGCGGGCGCCGCCGCGAGCGCGCGGCGCAGGCGGCTGACGAGGATGAACGGCGCGGTCATGTTGCAGAGCTGGACTTCGAGCAGCTCGATCGGGTCGACCTCGTCGACGTGCTGGACCCAGCTGTTGGAGTGGTGCAGGTCGGGCAGCAGGCCGCCGGCGTCGATCGCGTCGCCGGCGCGGATCCGCTCCGGCGAGGCGGAGCGGGCGTCGAGCGCGAGCGCGGTCACGGCCTGCGGCGTCGGCGCCCAGTACGCCAGCGACTCGCCGCCGGCCGGCAACGAGGTCGGCCGAGTCGCCGACGCGCCGCCGCCGATCTGCCCGAACGTGACGACCTCCGGCAGCTCGCCGCCGGGCAGCGGCGCGGCCTCGGCCTCGACGAGCGGCCGGTACGCCTCCGGCGAGCGCCGCACGGTCTGCGCGGCGTTGTTGATGAGGATGTCGAGCGGACCCTGCTCGGCGACGGAGTCGGCGAGCGCGATCACCTGGGCGGGGTCACGCAGGTCGATCCCGACGATCCGCAGGCGGTCGATCCAGTCGCCGCTGTCGTCCATCGCCTTGAAGCGGCGGATCGCGTCGTTGGGAAAGCGGGTCGTGATCGTCGTGTGGGCGCCGTCGCGCAGCAGCCGCAGCGCGATGTACATGCCGATCTTCGCGCGGCCGCCCGTCAGCAGCGCGCGGCGCCCGGTCAGGTCGGCGCGCGCGTCACGCCGCTGGTGGTTCAGCGCGGCGCAGTCGGGACAGAGCTGGTGGTACCAGGCGTCGACCTGGGTGTAGCGGTCCTTGCAGACGTAGCAGGCGCGCGGCTCGATCAGGTGGCCGGCGATCGCCCCTCTGGCGGTCGATCTCAGCTGCAGTCCCTGCGTCTCGTCGTCGATCCGCCCGGGCGCGCCGGTCGCCGTCGCGGCGGTGACGGCCGCGTCGTGCTCGACGACCGTGCGCCGCTTCTCCTGTCTGCGGCGGAGCTTGACGGCCTTGTAGATCCTCGCCGTCGCGCGCTGGATCGCGAGCGCGTCGGGGTGGTCGAGCGGCAGCTCGTCCGCCTCCGCGAGGACGGCGAGCGCCGCCTCCAGCCGCTCGGGATCGATGCCCGCGACCGGGCGCTGCTGCTCGTCTGACTGCTTCATCGCTCTGTGGAGGGTAGGGGACCGCCGCGCATGCGACCCTGCACGGCCGGGCAGGAACTGCTCGACCTCCACGCACGAAAGGACCTCCTCCCATGACTTCGATCGCTCGACGGCGGCTGCCGCTGCTGCTGACGGCGCTGCTGACGCTCCTGCTCGTGGCGCCGGTCGCGGCGCGCGCCGACGACCAGTCGTTCGCGCGCACGGCGCTCACGCACGCCGACGCGCTCAAGAGAGCGGAGACGGCGGCGACGAGAGCACTGCGGCGCGTCGACGCGCGCGGCCGCTCGGCGATCCCGGGCGCGCGCCAGGCGGTCAAGACGGTGCGCGGGCAGGCGCGGCTGATGCGGGACGCCGTCGACCGTGAGCAGACCTCGACGCCGGACGGCGAGACGACGAAGCGCCAGCTGCTCGAGCTGCTGGCGGTCGAGCTGCGGGCGTACGGCACGCTCGACCGCGCCCTGGCGGCGTACAAGCGCGGCGACGTCAGAACGGCGAACACGCTGCTGCGGCGGGCGAAGGGACAGTTGAGAGGCGTCGGCGAGGCGGCCGCGAGAGTCGGCCAGAAGCTCAGCGAGCTGGCCGCGTAGCGGCGCGGTGCGAGCGCGGGCGAGGCGGGGCGGACCGCGCCGTTTCGCCGCGCGCGCTACGCTGCCCGCCGTCCCAAAGAGAAACGGCCCGCCTGCTGGCGAGCCGTTTCCCGGGAGGAGAGATGTGTCTATGTGGTGGTGCTGCGATCGGTGAGGAAGCTCTTGGCCGGGTTGCGGGGCCCGGCGGGTACTGCTTGATCGCTGACAAGCATGATGGGCGCTCCCCGGCGTCCGTTGTGTGACGTTGGTCATAGAGCGCGGCGAGCATCGGAGGACGACACGGATGTCGGCGAGGGGACGGACCAGCCGCTGGCTGGCGACAGGCGTCGCGGCGCTGCTGCTGGGCGGCTGTGGGACGGTCGAGGAGGAGCGGCGCTCTGACAGAGACGTCGCCGAGCGGGCGTTGCTGCGCGCCTCCGATCTGCCGTCCGGCTGGACGCGCTCGCCCGCCTCCGGCGAGGACCTGCCGAGCGACGCCGAGCTGGCCGAGCTGTGCCCCGACTATCCGGCCGACCACGTCAGCGCGGACGCTGACGGCCAGGTGACGTTCGAGGATGCGGGCGGGCTGGCGGTCGTCCAGTCGGTCTCGCTGCTCGACGACGACGCCGGCGCGAAGGAGGCGGTCGAGGACCTTCCGAGCGAGCGCGCCCAGCGCTGCACCGAGGCGATCATGCTCGACACGATGCGCAGCGAGCCCGCCGCCGAGCAGATCGAGTTCGGGGACCTCCGGATGGTGCCGATCGACACTGCCGGGCTCGGCGCGAACACCCGCGGGGTGCGGATGCGGCTGCAGATGACGATGCAGGGCGTCACCGTCGTCATGCGCGCCGACATGCTCGCGAGCCACACGGGGAACGCCGTGACGTGCGTGACGACGATGGCGGTCGAAGGCCGCTTCGATCCGCGCCTGCGCGACGAGCTGAACGCGCGGGCGGCGGAGCGCCTGCGTGCCGCGCTCGTCGACCGCTAGAGCGGTCAGACGCTCGCCTGCAGCAGCGGCGCGGAGGTCGGTCTGTCGCTCCCGCCGCGCGGCTCGCGCGTGACGAGCACCTGGTCGCCGGCGCCGAGCGACTGCGGGATCGCGACGGTGCCGCTGCCGTTGCGCGCGAGCACGAAGACGGTCGACGGCTCGACGTCCCTGCCTCTGCGCATCACCCACGCCTGGTAGACGCGGCCGGGCGGCAGCGCCGGCATCCGTCCGACGTCGAGCTGCCAGCTGCCGCCGGAGGAGACGAGCTGGGCGCGCACGTCGGCGCCGGGCGCGAGCGAGGCGACGGGCACGGTCGTGCGCTGCGGCTGCGAGCCGCCGTCCCCGCCGCCGCGGACGGCGAAGCCGATCGCGAACGCGGCGGCGAGCGCGGCGGCCGTCGCGGCCGCCGGCAGTGCGGGGACGTGCCAGCCGCGGATCCGCTCGCGCCACGAGCGGCGGGGCGGGGGCGGGGGCTGACGGTCGGTTCTGCGGCGGTGGGGCGGGGGCGATGCGGCGTCCACGCTGCGCGCAGCGTGCGGCTCGGCGGCGATCGCCGCCATGATGCGGCCGCGAAGGGCGGGCGGCGGGTCGACCTGCTCGACCGACGCGGGCAGCAGCTCGACCGCCGGCGCGAGCCGGTGCAGCTCGCCGCGGCAGCGGTCGCACTCGGCGAGGTGCGCGGCGAACGCGACCGTGTCGCGCGGGTCGAGCGCGCCGATCGCGTACGCGGCGAGATCCTCTTCCCAGCGGCTGTGGCCGTCGGCCGGCTTCATCAGATCGCCTCGTCCATGCTCGTCCGCATCTTCTCCAGCCCGAGCCGCATGCGTCCCTTGATCGTGCCGAGCGGGACCTCCAGCATGTCGGAGATCTCGCGGTGGGTGAAGCCGCCGAAGTACGCCAGCCCGAGCACCTGCGACTGGTCGTGCGGCAGCTCTCTCATCGCCCCGCGCACGACGCGGGCGCGCTCGCGTCGCAGCGCCTCGCCGTCGGTCCGCTCGGGGCTCGGCTGCGCTTCGAGCACGCCGTCGTCGTCGTGGTCCAGGCGCGGCGCGCGTGAGGCGGAGCGCCGCAGCGCGTCGATCGCGCGGTTGCGCAGGATCGCCAGCACCCACGAGCGCACGCTGCCGCGACCCGGGTCATAGCGCGAGCCGGAGCGCCAGATCGAGACGAACGCCTCCTGCGTGACGTCCTCGGCCGCCTGGCGCTCACCCATGATGCGGTGCGCGAGCGAGTACGCCGCGCCACCGTGGCGGTCGTAGAGCGCCTCCAGCGCACGGGCGTCGCCGTCCTGCACGAGCGTCATCAGCTCCTCGTCGGCGAGGCGCTCGACGCCGCCGGCGCTCATCGGAGAGGGGGCTCGGTCGCGGGGGCCATCGACAGCTATTCGCACGGCGGGCGGTTTCGGATCATCGGCGGGATCGACGCGAACGCAGTGATCCGATCCCGCTCCCCCTGCGCAAGAAGGGGCGCTCGTATCCACTGGAAGGGAGATTCACCGTGAAGCCCCAACTCACCGATCTCATCTCGCTCGAGACGCTTGACCGGGATGGTGCCCTGCGTGAGCAGGAGGACGCGGTCGCGGGCGACACGCGCGCCGACCTCTTCCGCAAGGCCGGCATCGCCGGCGGTTCGCTGATCGCGAGCGGCGTGCTGTTCGGCGGGCTGCCGGCGCTGGCCGGCGCGGCCAAGCCGTCGAGAAGACAGGACGTCGCGATCCTCAACTACGCGCTGACGCTCGAGTACCTCGAGGCGGCGTTCTACAAGGAGGCGCTGGCGGCGAACTTCCCTGGCGACCTCGGCGCGTTCGCCACGCTCGTCGCCGCAGACGAGGCCGCGCACGTGAAGTTCCTCAAGAGAGCGCTCGGCGGCGCGGCCGTCAAGTCGCCGAGATTCGACTTCGCCGACACGACCTCCGACGAGGCGAAGTTCCGCGCGACCGCGTTCGCGCTGGAGACGACGGGCGTCGCCGCCTACTCCGGCCAGGCGACCAACATCAAGCAGGTGCCGGTCGTGAAGGCCGCCGTCTCGATCCTGACCGTCGAGGCGCGCCACGCCGGCGCGATCGCCGCGCTCAACGGCGACATCGCCGGCAGAAGCGGCGTCACGCCGAACGGCCCGTTCGACGTCGCCTACAGCATGAGAAAGGTGCTGGGCATCGTCGGCGGGACGAGATTCATCGTCAGCTGAGTCCCCGGCAGGGGTCTGGTCGCAGCGACTGCGGGAGGGCGCACGGACGCGCTCTCCCCGCAGCGTCACCGGGGCGTCGTGGGCTTGCGCGGCGTCGCCGGACACGGGTCAGCGGGCGAGCAGGCCCAGCTCCCGCGCGCGGGCGACGGCCTGGGCGCGCGAGCGCACGTCGAGCTTGCGGTAGATCGAGCTGACGTGGGTCTTGACGGTGTTGGCCGAGACGCCCAGCTCGCCCGCGATCTCGCGCTTGGAGAGACCGGACGGCAGATAGCGCAGGATCGCCCGCTCGCGCTGGCTCAGCGCCGAGTCGCCCGGCGCCTCCGCCGCCGTCCCCGCCGGCCGCTCGTCGAGCAGCTCCGCGACGAAGCCGACCGGCGGCCACGGGCCGCGCCGCGCGAGCACCCGCAGCAGCGCGCCGATCGGCGCGCCCGCCTCCGCGAACGGCCGTCGGCAGCGCTCCTCGGCGGCGGCGGCGATCGCGCGCTCCAGCCACGAGAGTGCGTCCCAGACGGTCCCCAGCTCGTATGTCGTCGACGCCTGCAGCAGCATCCCCTCCAGCACGTGGGCCGGCCGCGTGTCGGTCGTCGCCCGCGCGAGGAAGCGGTCGGCGAGCC encodes:
- a CDS encoding AraC family transcriptional regulator, with the translated sequence MDVLADLLARAHARGAVFSNRRFAAPWGVEFQDVFPLTFHAVLGGAMWVELEGEEPLQLFGGDLLLVRTGAPYRFVHAPGAPAVSMRRLLDGEPEQQPQPQPPQHDGPATQLLCGAYTLEGSVCDSLLASLPSLAPIRGGSVGGPLRTALGLLGDEVATEEPGQQTVLDRLLDLLLVYSLRAWFTRPEADVPGWYAALEDPAAGPALRAIHSDPAHQWTVAELAALAGLSRAAFARRFSERVGEAPLAYLTRWRMSLAAGALLRPGATLAAVAQEVGYGSEFALSNAFRRTYGEAPGRWRRAQLAEAAAAASAAAHQGDGA
- a CDS encoding ferritin-like domain-containing protein; translation: MKPQLTDLISLETLDRDGALREQEDAVAGDTRADLFRKAGIAGGSLIASGVLFGGLPALAGAAKPSRRQDVAILNYALTLEYLEAAFYKEALAANFPGDLGAFATLVAADEAAHVKFLKRALGGAAVKSPRFDFADTTSDEAKFRATAFALETTGVAAYSGQATNIKQVPVVKAAVSILTVEARHAGAIAALNGDIAGRSGVTPNGPFDVAYSMRKVLGIVGGTRFIVS
- a CDS encoding FAD-dependent oxidoreductase; protein product: MADDVTAQQGSKVSRRSLLAAAGAVTGGTVLARMPRAARAAGRSFDAEADVIVVGGGGAAFAAAIGAAQSGTRVLVLEKAPAIGGTTARSGGAYWIPDNHLMRAKGVKDPKDDAVKLMARLAFPSVYDPEAPYAGLDRFSHGALSAYFDLAPQVVERIERAGVLRSQIAALRPGQIATGGVDWTHPEYHAELPENKAPYGRTLHPVDAEGGGGGSLMSGLATFARKQGVRVLTGQHVVQIATNEKGEVVGVQAQTPQGERLYRARKAVVFGSGGFTQDRSKVMNYLRGPIFGGCAVPTNTGDFIDMASQLGARLGNMRNAFLVQHVLEQALANSSVVDDLWIPPGDSMIMVNRFGDRVASEKTPYHEHTQSHFVWDTTRSEYPNLVQFMVYDSGVANDPYQAYGMPYPRPGTRAPYVIEGATIPELARNVERRLDKLRGRVSINGAIGPDVRLSDGFADNVQRTIDRFNGFAREGHDADFGRGSTPIQVSWGGPRRRGNDKNPSMYPISGSGPYYCILIGGGTLDTNGGPVVDASGRVLHVSGRPIPGLYGAGNCVASLAGQAYWSAGGTLGPAITNGFTAGENAIGEPVKEV
- a CDS encoding NAD(P)H-binding protein, yielding MSDYLIIGGSGKTGRRIVEHLTAAGHTARAASRGGAVHFDWHDETTWDAALAGTEGVYLVVPQQGFEYAAPFAALLKRAEAAGVRRAVMLSARGAEFVPGNPVFAAEDVVRGSGLDWTILRPTWFDQNFTEAYFAPGEDGAVVAPAGDGREPFVDLDDVAAVAAAALTDPRHAGRTYELSGPEALTFGELVALLAAEAGRELRYVAADPADYERILTGALDAERAAFLAQLFAAIRDGRDTRLSDGVQQALGRPATTVAQWAAREGAALRAEAVAPSD
- a CDS encoding GNAT family N-acetyltransferase, whose protein sequence is MTAAHTLTDDPGARRYELRAGADLLGWTEYLPAGDSVILAHTEVLEGHEGEGLGGELVRGTFAQIAALGKTVIPLCPFAAAYVRRHPELLAQVAPSMRAQLSSG
- a CDS encoding anti-sigma factor translates to MKPADGHSRWEEDLAAYAIGALDPRDTVAFAAHLAECDRCRGELHRLAPAVELLPASVEQVDPPPALRGRIMAAIAAEPHAARSVDAASPPPHRRRTDRQPPPPPRRSWRERIRGWHVPALPAAATAAALAAAFAIGFAVRGGGDGGSQPQRTTVPVASLAPGADVRAQLVSSGGSWQLDVGRMPALPPGRVYQAWVMRRGRDVEPSTVFVLARNGSGTVAIPQSLGAGDQVLVTREPRGGSDRPTSAPLLQASV
- a CDS encoding SDR family NAD(P)-dependent oxidoreductase; amino-acid sequence: MKQSDEQQRPVAGIDPERLEAALAVLAEADELPLDHPDALAIQRATARIYKAVKLRRRQEKRRTVVEHDAAVTAATATGAPGRIDDETQGLQLRSTARGAIAGHLIEPRACYVCKDRYTQVDAWYHQLCPDCAALNHQRRDARADLTGRRALLTGGRAKIGMYIALRLLRDGAHTTITTRFPNDAIRRFKAMDDSGDWIDRLRIVGIDLRDPAQVIALADSVAEQGPLDILINNAAQTVRRSPEAYRPLVEAEAAPLPGGELPEVVTFGQIGGGASATRPTSLPAGGESLAYWAPTPQAVTALALDARSASPERIRAGDAIDAGGLLPDLHHSNSWVQHVDEVDPIELLEVQLCNMTAPFILVSRLRRALAAAPARRKYVVNVSAMEGQFGRGYKGPGHPHTNMAKAALNMLTRTSAQEMLEQDGILMTAVDTGWITDERPHPQKMRLADAGFHAPLDLVDGAARVYDPIVRGELGEDLFGCFLKDYAPSPW
- the nhaA gene encoding Na+/H+ antiporter NhaA, translated to MTATAPGDQTTPKRRQLLAQLGAPLRHFISTEAGSAGLLLAATVVALVWANSPLSDSYESLWHTRLSISLGDWTIDMDLRHWLDEGLMALFFFVIGMEVRREWSIGELKDRTRVTVPVIAGIGGMVLPALIYLALIHFSGAVSGSAHGWGIVIATDTAFMLGALAIVGPACPTQLRVFLLTLSIVDDIAAISVIGIVYSESLDVVALLVALACLAGIGLLGSTRIWRGSAYCALGAGLWIATVVSGLHPTLAGMAAGLLITAYTPRREQVEQAASQARAFRQSPLPQLARDTKLSIERSVSPNERLQTLLHPWTSYAIVPLFALANAGVDMRAGALGDALSSPITWGVVAGLVLGKTLGIATGALGAVRMRLGTLPQGVGEGQVVGGAALSGIGFTVSLLIVGLAFSDAQQQEEARIGVLLAAVLAVGAGWLAFKLAALLRGEVSAGLPRELSPPVDAARDHVRGPLDAPLTLVEYADFECPFCGRATGMVRELRRRFGDDLRYVLRHLPLIDVHPHAELAAQAMEEAAVQGRFWELHDKLFDHQDELEFEDLLGYAGKIGIDVEELARALQDGRHLARVRKDVASAEASGARGTPTFFVGGQRHVGPYDAETLARELEESRRR
- a CDS encoding RNA polymerase sigma factor — encoded protein: MSAGGVERLADEELMTLVQDGDARALEALYDRHGGAAYSLAHRIMGERQAAEDVTQEAFVSIWRSGSRYDPGRGSVRSWVLAILRNRAIDALRRSASRAPRLDHDDDGVLEAQPSPERTDGEALRRERARVVRGAMRELPHDQSQVLGLAYFGGFTHREISDMLEVPLGTIKGRMRLGLEKMRTSMDEAI